Proteins from a single region of Microbacterium galbinum:
- the argC gene encoding N-acetyl-gamma-glutamyl-phosphate reductase has translation MTYSVAVSGASGYAGGEILRLLAAHPDIEIRTVTAHSNAGQPLVQHQPHLRSLAHLTLQDTTPEILAGHDIVVLALPHGQSGQYTDALGDVPLVIDAGADHRLTSQDAWDAFYGGTFHDAWTYGVPELLVDGTKQRERLRGATRIAAPGCNASTVSLSLAPGVAAGVIDPGDIVSVLAVGPSGAGKNLKTNLLASEVLGTANPYAVGGTHRHIPEIRQALAAAAPASTGASGDGIRISFTPVIVPMSRGILATSTAPIVPGASDADIRAAWQNAYGDETFVQLLPEGVFPRTADVLGANTALIGLAIDRAANRVTVVAAVDNLVKGTAGAAIQSMNIALGLPEDRALSVNGVAP, from the coding sequence ATGACGTACTCCGTCGCCGTCTCCGGCGCATCCGGCTACGCGGGCGGCGAGATCCTCCGCCTCCTCGCCGCTCATCCAGACATCGAGATCCGCACCGTCACGGCGCACTCGAACGCCGGACAGCCGCTCGTCCAGCATCAGCCCCACCTGCGCTCCCTCGCGCACCTCACCCTGCAGGACACCACGCCCGAGATCCTCGCGGGTCACGACATCGTCGTGCTCGCGCTGCCGCACGGACAGTCCGGGCAGTACACGGACGCGCTGGGCGACGTTCCGCTCGTCATCGACGCCGGTGCCGATCACCGTCTGACGTCGCAGGACGCCTGGGACGCGTTCTACGGAGGCACCTTCCACGATGCCTGGACCTACGGCGTGCCCGAGCTCCTCGTCGACGGAACGAAGCAGCGCGAGCGCCTGCGCGGTGCCACACGCATCGCTGCTCCCGGCTGCAACGCCTCCACCGTCAGCCTCAGCCTCGCCCCCGGGGTCGCCGCCGGTGTGATCGACCCGGGCGACATCGTCTCGGTGCTCGCGGTCGGCCCCTCCGGTGCGGGAAAGAACCTGAAGACCAACCTGCTCGCCAGCGAGGTCCTCGGCACCGCGAACCCCTACGCCGTGGGCGGCACCCACCGGCACATCCCCGAGATCCGGCAGGCGCTCGCCGCAGCTGCGCCCGCGAGCACCGGCGCATCGGGCGACGGCATCCGCATCTCGTTCACCCCGGTGATCGTGCCGATGTCGCGGGGGATCCTCGCGACGTCGACCGCGCCGATCGTGCCCGGTGCGTCCGACGCCGACATCCGCGCCGCCTGGCAGAACGCCTACGGTGACGAGACCTTCGTGCAGCTGCTGCCCGAGGGCGTGTTCCCGCGCACGGCCGACGTGCTCGGTGCGAACACCGCGCTGATCGGTCTCGCGATCGACCGTGCGGCGAATCGGGTCACGGTGGTCGCCGCGGTCGACAACCTCGTCAAGGGCACCGCCGGCGCCGCCATCCAGTCCATGAACATCGCGCTCGGCCTCCCCGAGGACCGCGCGCTCTCAGTGAACGGAGTCGCCCCGTGA
- the argJ gene encoding bifunctional glutamate N-acetyltransferase/amino-acid acetyltransferase ArgJ — MSVTAPAGFEAAGVAAGLKSTGKPDVAVVVNRGPRKVGAAVFTSNRAKANPIIWSQQVIADRVVEAVVLNSGGANCFTGSFGFQTTHQTAEKAAELLDISAGDVLVCSTGLIGTGDEVFRAKVLAGTEQAIATLSADGGDAAAQAIMTTDTVAKTAVVQGGGWTIGGMAKGAGMLAPGLATMLVVVTTDADLEPLEADAALRAATGTTFDRLDSDGCMSTNDQVTLLANGASGVKPDLDAFRSALRELCQELAVKLQGDAEGASHDITIEVRGAVSEQDAVEVGRSVARNNLFKAAIFGNDPNWGRVLAAIGTTSAQFDPYDVDVWMNDVRVCTAGGPDRPREDVDLTPRATNLIIDLRSGEASATILTNDLTHDYVHENSAYAS, encoded by the coding sequence GTGAGCGTCACCGCCCCCGCAGGTTTCGAAGCGGCAGGCGTCGCCGCCGGCCTCAAGTCCACCGGCAAGCCCGATGTCGCCGTCGTCGTCAACCGCGGCCCGCGTAAGGTCGGCGCCGCCGTGTTCACGAGCAACCGCGCCAAGGCGAACCCGATCATCTGGTCGCAGCAGGTGATCGCCGATCGCGTCGTCGAGGCGGTCGTGCTCAACTCCGGTGGCGCGAACTGCTTCACCGGAAGCTTCGGATTCCAGACCACGCACCAGACGGCCGAGAAGGCCGCGGAGCTGCTCGACATCAGCGCGGGTGACGTGCTCGTGTGCTCGACCGGGTTGATCGGCACCGGTGACGAGGTGTTCCGCGCGAAGGTGCTCGCCGGCACCGAGCAGGCGATCGCCACGCTGTCCGCCGACGGCGGCGACGCCGCGGCCCAGGCGATCATGACGACCGACACCGTCGCGAAGACGGCGGTCGTGCAGGGCGGCGGATGGACGATCGGCGGCATGGCGAAGGGCGCCGGCATGCTGGCTCCCGGACTCGCCACCATGCTGGTCGTGGTGACGACGGATGCCGACCTCGAGCCGCTCGAGGCGGATGCCGCGCTCCGCGCAGCGACCGGCACCACGTTCGACCGGCTCGACTCCGACGGATGCATGTCGACCAACGACCAGGTCACCCTCCTCGCCAACGGGGCGAGCGGGGTGAAGCCCGACCTGGATGCGTTCCGCTCGGCGCTGCGCGAGCTCTGCCAGGAACTGGCGGTCAAGCTGCAGGGCGATGCGGAGGGCGCGAGCCACGACATCACGATCGAGGTGCGCGGCGCGGTGTCCGAGCAGGATGCCGTCGAGGTCGGCCGTTCGGTGGCCCGCAACAATCTCTTCAAGGCGGCGATCTTCGGCAACGACCCCAACTGGGGTCGGGTGCTCGCCGCCATCGGCACGACGTCCGCGCAGTTCGACCCCTACGACGTCGACGTCTGGATGAATGACGTGCGCGTGTGCACCGCAGGCGGTCCGGATCGTCCGCGCGAAGATGTCGACCTGACGCCTCGGGCGACGAACCTCATCATCGACCTGCGTTCGGGCGAGGCATCCGCCACGATCCTCACGAACGACCTCACCCACGACTACGTGCACGAGAACAGCGCCTACGCCTCATGA
- the argB gene encoding acetylglutamate kinase has product MTDIQDTPAEEAAQKATTLIESLPWLKKFRDQIVVVKYGGNAMVSDELQDAFAQDIAYLRYVGVQPVVVHGGGPQISDMLGRLEIPSEFKGGYRVTNTEAIGVVRMVLTGQVNPQLVTKINSHGPIATGLSGEDAGLFGGRRRGVMVDGEEVDLGRVGDVVQVDPTAVVDHLVAGRIPVVSSIAPDLDHPGHSLNVNADAAAAALAIALGARKLVILTDVPGLYADWPNRDSLVSHLTSTALIDMLPSLESGMIPKMRACLDAVEGGVDAAAIIDGRVPHSVLVELFTSKGIGTEVVAG; this is encoded by the coding sequence ATGACCGACATCCAGGACACTCCCGCCGAAGAGGCGGCGCAGAAGGCGACGACGCTCATCGAGTCGCTGCCGTGGCTGAAGAAGTTCCGCGACCAGATCGTCGTGGTCAAATACGGCGGCAACGCCATGGTGTCGGACGAACTGCAGGACGCCTTCGCGCAGGACATCGCGTATCTGCGCTACGTCGGCGTGCAGCCGGTGGTCGTGCACGGTGGCGGCCCCCAGATCTCCGACATGCTCGGGCGCCTCGAGATCCCCAGCGAGTTCAAGGGCGGGTATCGCGTCACCAACACCGAGGCGATCGGCGTGGTGCGCATGGTGCTCACCGGCCAGGTGAACCCGCAGCTGGTCACCAAGATCAACTCCCACGGCCCGATCGCCACGGGGCTCAGCGGTGAGGACGCGGGCCTCTTCGGCGGCCGCCGTCGCGGGGTCATGGTCGACGGTGAAGAGGTCGATCTGGGGCGGGTCGGCGACGTCGTGCAGGTCGATCCGACGGCGGTCGTCGATCATCTGGTGGCCGGGCGCATCCCCGTCGTGTCGAGCATCGCGCCCGATCTCGACCACCCGGGGCACTCCCTCAACGTCAACGCCGACGCGGCGGCGGCTGCCCTCGCGATCGCCCTCGGCGCCCGCAAGCTCGTGATCCTCACCGACGTGCCGGGGCTTTACGCCGACTGGCCGAACCGCGATTCGCTCGTGTCCCACCTGACGTCGACGGCCCTCATCGACATGTTGCCGAGCCTCGAGTCGGGGATGATCCCGAAGATGCGCGCCTGCCTCGACGCGGTCGAGGGCGGAGTGGACGCCGCGGCGATCATCGACGGACGCGTGCCGCACTCGGTGCTCGTCGAACTCTTCACCAGCAAAGGAATCGGAACGGAAGTGGTGGCAGGATGA